In Stegostoma tigrinum isolate sSteTig4 chromosome 12, sSteTig4.hap1, whole genome shotgun sequence, the following proteins share a genomic window:
- the htr1fa gene encoding 5-hydroxytryptamine receptor 1F gives MDLENETFTNFTIEELTKGKTSKVLISLSLSVLTIMTTLINSLVISAIIVTRKLHHPANYLICSLAVTDLLVAVLVMPFNIIYTVKETWVMGQVVCNIWLSVDITCCTCSILHLAAIALDRYRAITDAVEYAQKRTPKRAGIMITVVWVISIFISMPPLFWRHQGNNKEDECLIKHEHLVYTIYSTFGAFYIPLGLILILYYKIYRAAKTLYHKRTASKHINEDVNGKMSSITIRSPRTPSTLCMSEKSISDPSTIEDGDKIHITARSLNLSTSQQEKLWKRNKISGTRERKAATTLGLILGAFVICWLPFFLKELIVNVCESCYISPEMTDFLTWLGYLNSLINPLIYTIFNEDFKKAFQKLVRCKMFL, from the coding sequence atggatttagAAAATGAAACTTTCACCAACTTTACTATCGAAGAACTGACAAAGGGAAAAACTTCCAAAGTACTGATATCACTTTCACTCTCAGTCCTAACGATCATGACCACACTTATTAATTCACTGGTGATAAGTGCAATCATTGTAACGAGAAAGCTTCACCACCCAGCAAACTATCTAATCTGCTCCCTTGCTGTTACTGATTTACTTGTTGCTGTCCTTGTGATGCCCTTCAATATTATTTACACTGTAAAAGAGACATGGGTCATGGGTCAGGTCGTCTGCAATATCTGGTTAAGTGTTGACATTACATGTTGCACATGCTCTATTCTTCATCTGGCTGCAATTGCCCTGGACAGATATAGGGCTATAACTGATGCTGTGGAATACGCACAGAAAAGGACACCTAAACGTGCTGGAATAATGATCACAGTTGTATGGGTCATTTCCATCTTTATATCGATGCCTCCTTTGTTTTGGAGACACCAAGGAAATAATAAGGAGGACGAATGTCTTATTAAGCATGAGCATCTTGTCTACACAATCTATTCTACGTTTGGAGCATTTTATATTCCCTTGGGTTTGATCCTCATTCTGTACTATAAAATATATCGAGCAGCTAAAACACTTTATCACAAAAGGACTGCAAGCAAGCACATCAATGAGGATGTAAATGGCAAGATGTCCAGCATTACCATCAGAAGCCCCAGGACACCTTCAACGTTGTGCATGTCTGAAAAGTCTATTTCAGACCCTTCGACAattgaagatggagacaaaatcCACATCACAGCTAGAAGTCTCAACCTCAGTACTAGCCAACAAGAAAAATTGTGGAAGAGAAACAAAATCTCTGGTACAAGAGAAAGAAAAGCAGCAACCACTTTGGGCTTAattctgggagcatttgtgataTGCTGGTTGCCATTCTTTCTAAAAGAGCTCATTGTGAATGTCTGTGAATCATGTTATATTTCTCCAGAGATGACTGATTTTTTGACGTGGTTAGGTTATCTCAATTCTTTAATCAATCCTCTTATTTACACAATCTTCAATGAAGACTTTAAGAAGGCTTTTCAGAAACTGGTACGCTGCAAAATGTTTCTGTGA